From the genome of Oryza glaberrima chromosome 1, OglaRS2, whole genome shotgun sequence:
atggacactaaactcatctttcaatattctttaatttttaatttcaaatttcagttacttctaaattgtattcctatactaactttaaactcttcttcccatgtttttcttaatttcgaattttagttatttgtaaattgtacggactctaaacactacttttaattttgttatgtttattccgaattttagttagttttaaattcctatatgtactctagtctcctcttctaatattctttattttttaattccaaatttcaactatttctaaattgtatttctatatggactctagtctcctcttctaatattttttattttttaattccaaatttcagctatttctaaattgtatttctatatggactctgttttttctttttctccgattaatgtgggaatttctaggccatgggAGCGAACGTgaaggctcctttttctattcctttaatattataactagcatggtggcccgcgcagattgcgcagctagtatcattatattttctctcatataatagcatatatgttttctcattatattattaaaatatattacaatgacaacataattttaaattttgcagtaACTTTAAGAAACTACTAAtgtataatattcatattgtattttatatacgtgttagttattaattatttttaatatcaaattttagttatttgtaaattatatatgttcctatatggactctagactcgtcttttattttttttaattctgaatttttattatttataattatatttctatgtggactctagactcatctttcaatattcttttatttttaatttcaaatttcagttacttctaaattgtattcctatattgactttaaactcttcttcccatgtttttcttaattttaaattttagttatttgtaaattgtatttttatatggactctaaaaactacttttaattttattatgtttattccgaattttagttagttttaaatttctatatggactctatactctatttctaatattccttatttttaattccaaatttctatttttttcttaattgtatttctatatgaactctatactccacttctaatattccttatttttaattccgaatttcaattatttcctaattgcatttctatatggactatatactctacttctaatattccttattttaaattccaaatttcagttatttcataattgtatttctatatggactctagtctcctcttctaatattccttattttttaattctgaatttcaactatttctaaattgtatttctatatggactctagtctcctcttctaatattccttattttataattccgaatttcagctatttctaaattatatttctatatggactctgctttttatttttctccgattaatgtgagaatttctaggtcataagagcgaacgtggaggctcttttttattccgaatcttagttttaaattcctatatggactctatactctacttttaatattccttatttttttaattctgaatttctattttttttcttaattgtatttgtatttctatatggactctatactctacttctaatattccttatttttaattccgaatttacttctaatatttcttatttttaattccgaattttagttatttcctaattgtatttctatatggattttagtctcttcttctaatattccttatttttaattctaaatttctattttttttatttattgtatttccatatggattctatactctacttctaatatttcttatttttaattccgaatttctattatttcctaattgtatttctatatggactctatacttctacttctaatattccttatttttaattccgaatttcagttattttctaattgtatttctatatggactctagcctcctcttctaatatttcttattttttaattccgaatttcagctatttctaaattgtatttctatatggactctagtcttctcttctaatattccttattttttaattccgaatttcagctatttctttttgttttctttttctttgattaatgtgagaatttctaggccacgagagcgaacgtggaggctcctttttttatttctttaataatataatagataatagatagatgattTACCAAGGCTCTTGTTCATATTGTTCAGTTAAAGCAGTTGATCTATTTTGTTCTACTGCGCACTCTGCCGCCGCTGATTTTGTTTGACACATGGTCTATTGATTAGGTGCTAATTAATCACTGGTGAGGCCAAGCTGTGCAGCCCTTGATCCACGATAGGTGGCCTACAGGAAAGCAACGGCAAAGTTTGCCGTTGGTCTCAAATGCAGAGGGAAGGCAGAACGGCATGGGCGGatatgggtgtgtttggttgcctgtaTGATGCCTGGCTCGCATTGCGGATGCAGGCAATGgcgtgtttggttgcctgcacaTCCGTCCGAGCCAGGCTCAACTCGTGCAAATCACACCCCGGAGCCAGGCTCGGAGGAAACGCGGACATCGACCTTCGCTACTCAGCCAGCCTCCGTTCGTGCAGACGCGGGTGCGGGGATGCATGCGCGGATGCAAGCGCGGGGCCGGGGGCCGTGAGTCTGCTTACCTTTCTCTTCCATTTGCGTAAGCTCTccatctcttctcctcccctcaaGCCATCGCCATCTGATTCGCCTCCAATCGCCTGGCTGACCACGAGCACGACGGGCTTCGAGCTTGACCGGTCCCGACGAAGCTCCTCCGGCCTCAAGCTTGGCCGGCCCTCACTAGTGGCTTATCTTCCCTCCTTGCTTCGAACGCTGCCTTCATCTTcttggtcgtcgccgtcgttgtctTCCCTGACAGCTCAGTCATCTCCGTGCTGAATACCTGCCACTCCCTCTCAATCCCGACCAGATCTGGTGGCCAGCCTATAGATCCGGCGAGCAACCAACCGATCCAGCAGCTGCGATAGCAGGGATCCAGAGCGGCGAGCTGTGTGAGCTTCACCGACGAGCAGTGAGGCAAAGAGAGATGAGCTGTAGGGCAGAGAGCTGCTGCTCATCAACgcttctttttccttctccttttgttttttgttttttcacacttaTCCATTGACTGATGATATCAAAGTAGTATTATCAAAGTGCCTAGCACAAAAGTTTAATGTTTACCGACATAATTTTCTTTACAGCCGTTGCTTGAATTTATTTGTGCGATAAATTGTTTTTCTCTAGTTTATTGAATTTGATATGTTGATGTTTATTACAATTTACCGTATTTTAGGCTTATGCAATATGGTTTTTAGTTATATGTTTGGTAGAGGTAACCTCACCCTGTAAAATTGAGGAGGTAACCACACACAATCcatacaaccaaccaaacaaaatttcaACCCAATCATATCTCTAATGCAAGTAACCAAACGAAATCTCATCCCGGCTAAGCTAAACTGATACAAATAACCAAACGGTTGCATGTGTATCTCCTCATCTAGGCTAAACTTAGCCTGGATGAGAGAGATGAGCTGGGCTAGAGGGatgcaagcaaccaaacacaccctatatgtGTTCATCAAGGATGGCGCTCGTGTCGGAACTCATAGCATCAAATCTGGAGTCTAGAATCAACCTTCATCAAGTAATTTAGCGAACACAGatactaactttttttatttgtgaatgAACGGGGCAGAAGGCGCAGGAGCACACAGAGTGCAAGTCCAACACGGTCGTCCGCTAACACGAACCGCATCATCTTCTCAGGTCCTCTAGGAAACAAGGTAAGCTAAGCGCCCAAATGCCGAACGATGAGTGATTGATCACTCGGACGTCACCAAACGATCGATAAACTCGTCAAACGCCACACGCGAGGGCCCTTCTTCCGCGAGCGCCTCCACGGCCTTCGCCCTCGCCACGGCCAGCCTCTCCAGTAGCTTCCCCCCTTCCTCCGACTCCATCACCAGCCTCAccttcgcctccacctcctccgcgctcACCATCTCCTCGTCGTAGCCATCGATCACCACGCCCACCTTCATCTCCTCCACGatgaacaccttgttcatcctctGCTCCGCGTACAGCGGCCAGCACAGCAGCGGCACCCCCGCCGTGATCCCctccagcgtcgagttccacccgcagtgcgtgACGAacgcggccgtcgccgcgtgGCGTAGCACCTTGGCCTGCGGCGCCCATGACTTGACCACCATTCCTTTGTCCGCCGTCCTCTCCAAGAACCCCTCGGGGAGCAGCGCCGCCAGGTCTGGCTCCGGCAGATGCTCGAGCAGATTGGCCGGATCCTGACGCGGGCTCCGCACCACCCACAGGAACCGGTGGCCGGAGCTCTCGAGCCCGCGCGCTATCTCCTTCAGCTGCGCCGCCGAGAAGGAGCCCATGCTGCCGAAGCAGAGGAACACCACGCTCCGCGCCGGCTGCGCGTCCAGCCACGCGAGGCACGCGTGCCgcacccctcctccctcctcctcgcctgaCGCCACCAGCGGACCGACGCAGTACACCGGCGGGGTGGGGCGGTCCGGGGAGCAAGCTCCCTCCCGGAGCGCACCCATGGCCCTCGCTTCAAGCCACTCGTACGTGTTGAGCAGCACGCCGCTCGCCTCCATGGCGCGCGCGTACAGCTTGACCCGCGCCTTGTAAAACCGACCCTCTCTGTCCTGCACGAGGGACGGCATGTCCGATGCCGGTATCGGCGGGACGCCGGGGAAACGGAGGAGCGCCTTGCCCATGTCTCTGAGGTTGGTGGTAGTCGTGGAGTAGTGGTGCATCAGGCCTAGGGAAGCGGCAAAGGCGCCCGCGGCCGAGGTGAAGTATATGTAGGCGGGGAcgtggagcgccgccgcggcgtcgactGCCTCGGCGCAGAATATGTCGAGGACAAGCGCCGCGACGGAGGGGATCGATCGGAGGAGCGACGCGAGGGAGGGCACCGACCGGCGGAGCACGTCGAGCATGAGCAAGAGGGGGTTCGGATCGGGGTCGGcgcaggacggcggcggcgggaggtggtggAAGGTGATGGAGGGGTTGGAGGCGGCGATGCCGGCGATGGTGGGGGATCCCGTGGTGCCCGATCCGGGGGTGGCCGGGACGGCGATGGTGACGTCGAAGCCGCGGGTGAGGAAGAGCTTGGCGAGCTCGACCATGGGGAGCAGGTGACCCGCGCCCATGGCGGCGTATAGCACGACGTTGCGGCTGGGCTTGGACTCCATTAGCTCAGGACTCAGGAGCTCTCACTTTCATCGTCCTTTGGAAGAGAGATCTCAGTTGCGGTGTGGTCACTGGTTGGTCACTTGCCTTGTGATTCTTTCGGCTTCAttaattcctttttcttttcaggtGATCTAATTATTTACGTCTTCCAGCTACGAAGGCGGGAACCATTTCCGTCTCCCGGTGACGAAGGCGGGAAATTTGCTGGGTAAGGCTATATTTACTCCGTGTGCGTCCACTTCGGTGTGCGTGACCGCACCATTTGCGTCGCGGCCTCGCCTCGGCTTCTCCGTCCCGCCCGCGCAAGCAGCGCCCGCCTCCTGTTCGACGGAATGGCACAGTGGGACGCGCTCGTGGACGCCGCGCTTGCAAGGCTGGCGTCGAGGAACCTCCTGCGAGCCACGCGTCCCATCGCCCTCGCGCCACCTCCAGCGCCGCCTGAAACCTTCGCCGGCCCTGGCCCATGggaccgcgccgccgtcgagatcCAGCTCGATCGCGCAACCCTCCACCAATGGCTCGCCGAAGGTACTTGCCAACTGTTTTTTCTTCTACTACTTCCCTGCAGGGATGCATGTCAAAATTCAGCTCCCTTTTCACCCCTTTCTACTACTAATTCCGTGTAACTTAGTATTATTCGTGGGCTCAAGACCTCCAAAAGGCAAATTGCTCATGAATTTACCTCTTCCATCGAAATATAGTTTGTTCATCTTTAATACAGAGATACTCAAGTCTTTTGCGTATTTCCAAGAAAAATATTGGTTTGTTTCGTTGTGAATTTGGGTTTTCAGTGACTTTGCTCATGGCAAAGTTTGGTTTGATTAGGTGGTGAAGCGACTGGCCAAGAAGAGGAGGTGGATGAGAAACTCATTCTATTCTCCGGGAATGATTACATGGGCCTCAGCTCCCATCCGGCAATCCGCAAGGCTGCAGTGAAGGTGTGCTAATTCTGTACCTCTAGCCATCGTTTGGTCTATCGAGTTTCTTGCATACTGCATTACTGTttgattttctatatttaagaaaataatTTCTGTTTGATTTTACTAACATCATGTCTCTTTGCTAGGCAGCTCAAGAGTACGGCATGGGACCTAGGGGCTCTGCCTTGATATGTGGCTATACTACTTATCACAAATTGGTGGAGGAATCTTTGGcagagttgaagaaaaaggaggtccagtatcatattttattttacgtGAACACCTGTGTTTGCAGAAATTATATGAAGTGACCATCATTTTTTAAGCTATGCATCCTTACTACAGAGTTCTTCTACAGGATTGCCTTCTTTGCCCAACAGGATTTTCTGCCAACATGGCTGTGATGACTGCTCTGGGAAGTGTGAGCTCTCTTTTGTCTGTTGGGAGAAAACCTGCAGAGGGTGAGAGAATTGCAGTTTTCTCGGATGCTCTCAACCATGCTTCTATCATTGATGGAATTCGCCTTGTTGAGCGACAGCAAGAAGTAGTAGCATTTGTCTACAAGCACTGTGACATGCATCATCTTGATTTCCTACTGTATGCTTTTCACTTTCCTGCCATAACATACATAAATTAGCAACCAACTGATTTATCTATTAACCATATCAATGAATACATGTGCAGGTCCAGTTGCTCAATTGAAAAGAAAGTTGTTGTCACAGATAGGCAAGTAACGTTTCCAAGTAAATTGACTTGTCTGCATGTGCATAGTATCAGAGTATCaaattctgaactctgaagctaATTTTTGTTGATAAAAAATGCAGCCTGTTTAGCATGGATGGTGATTTTGCTCCATTACCAGAACTTGTCAAATTACGCAGAAAGTATGGGTTTTTGTTGGTCATCGACGATGTTAGTATTTTATCTCCTCTCAAGTAGATTTTTATAGGCCTTGATAGTGATCAAGTTATATtgcaatttttgttttgaaggCACATGGAACACTTGTTTGTGGCGAGAATGGTGGTGGTGCACCCGAGCTGTTTGGATGCGAAAATGACATTGACATAAGCGTTGGTACCCTAAGTAAGGCTGCTGGCTGCCAGGGTGGTTTTATAGTTTGCAGGTAATCTATTATCATGCCATATCCATATTATATACCAAGGAAAGAGCTGgcataattttatatatatatatatatatatatatatatatatatatatatatatatatatatatatatatatatatatatatatatatactccgggAGTGAAGCATGTGTTCTTAGTTCTTACAAATGAAGGAGTGCATATGCACAGAATATCTGAGACAGTTGGACAGATATTACTGCAAACATATGAACTGAGCAATGTGCCCATCAAATTATCAAAGCCAATAGGAGTGTGGGAGCATACGCTTGGATCATTGGATCAGAGTGTATCTTTTAATTCCAAACACTTTGATACACCTGTATCTGTTGCCATTCTGTTTTATGAGAGCTTTGCAACCATGCTCTTTGCTGACGTCATCTGGGTAACTGGGTTATAACTTGTCACGCAAATATTTAACCTTATACACAGTCAAAATGTATTGTCCACATAGATTGTGAACGCTCAACATCACATCGCTTCTTTGTACTTTGGGTGCAGAATCTCCTGTGATAGTTTCTGACTTAATGAgcaattatttgaaatttgttgTGCAGCAACCGATGGAAGAGGCTAATTCAATCGCGTGGCCGCTCATTCATATTTTCAACTGCTTTGCCAGTTCCAGTAGTTGCCTCTGTGTATGGTAATACtcacatcgaatattaaatTATAGCACCAACATTTCATTTGAGGGTAAAAGGCATAAGCATTGCTACCATATTAATTTCACATTAGTTGCTTAGTAAGAATGAAGATTTCAATAAAAACACCTGTGCATATCATTAAGATAATAGTTCATTGTAGAGTATGGTATGGTTAAGTAACTGAAATCTTTTCTAATTATTTCAGCTGCTCTCCATGTCTCAAAGAAGGAGAGATGGCGGAGATCAGTGATCTGGAGGCATGTGCAGTATTTTGCTTCTTTGACCAAACTCGACTTAACTAGTCCCATAATTTCCATTGTAGTTGGAAGCGAAGAAGCAGCACTTAGGGCTGGCAGGTTCTCATttcttccatttttgtataTTGCTAGTCTTATTTGTTTAAAGTTTCTAATCTTTTCGTATAAATCTTCAGGCATATGCTAAGATCTGGATTTCATGTTACACCAATTCGACCACCCACAGTACCACAAAACTCGTGCAGGTTGTAGTATTTCTTTTCCTGTCATTTTCCATCCCTGTGTCAATTtatacaaaaagaaaaaaaaatcacaaccgGTGTTGATTAGGGATCATAAACTGAGTAATTGAAATAGAGCTCAGGGTATACATTGCTTTAGTTAATATGGTTTCTTGTACTACGGCACTGTGCTCTCTGTAGATGGTATCCCTGCTAGGTTTTGTTGTACTGTATGAGTCCTATTTTGATCAATATTGTAAACGAGctaggacttgtatcaaccaaGCTTAAATGTTTTGGTTTCCATCAATCTCTTGCCAGGTTGCGAATAACTCTAAGCGCTTCTCATTCCTTGGATGACATCAAAAGGCTGGTAGATGCACTATCACCCTGGCTTCCTGACAAACATGATGAGCAGACATATGTTATGGCGTCAAAACTTTAAGCAAGTCCATCGGAGAATTCAGTTTCAATATCTGATGCCCTGCTAGTTGATACGAGGAAAAGGGGATAAGTTGATTCTAGTTGACGCGATTATTTGCATATATCCATTTATTTATGTTTGTATGATTGTATCACCACGATGTGAAACATAATTTATATGATCTGATGCCCTACAAGTTGGGTAAAGGAATTTAAAAAGTATTATTTTATGACCTTTGCTATCTATAAAGAATTAAGTCGGAAAATTGACTAATAATATTACCTTCCCGTCGTGTTTGAAGATTACCTGATACCCTACAAGTTGGGTCAATGGATTTAAAAGTATTATTTTATGATCTTTGCTATCTATAAAGAATTAAGTCGGAAAATTGACTGATTAATATTACCTTCCCGTCGTGTTTGAAGATTACACGACATAAATCTCATCCTACAGACCGACTAGCACAACAATTAAGCTGTGGAAATGTGGAGCCAGAGAATAAATCATGTAACCTTGCACTGCTCAGTAAAAAGCATCCATGTGCCCGTAGGGGGAAAAACGGCGTACAGCAGTCAGCAGTGTTAAGGCTTGTCCCGAGTTGAGATTGAGGAGATTACGCTACCTAAAATGATCCGGCTTCTGTGAGAGCCTACGAGATTGGGAGATTACACCAGATAAAAATTGCGTACGTATTATGGGAGCATGAAGAGCAAAATAGCCCATAAGAGTGTACCAAGTCAAGTGCTTAAGGTCAAACAAATAAGCCTCCTAATTGGGGTTTGTTGACGAAAAGCGCATCCTTTCTGCGACCAAACAGCCTCGCAGTTTTACCCTGCGGGCTACACCCATGTCCCCTTCACCTTGTCGGTTCACAAATTTCGTCGTGCAGAACATAGTACGTGTCAGGTGTCACTGTTAAACGCAACCTTCTAGTACGTATCGCTCCATGGAGATTTACCAGCCAGACACCAAATGGTAATTCTGATTTCCGTTACGCCAAGCAGAGCTaaatcattatcttaaaaaaaaaaaagcagcaccAAACACTTGAACAAAAAGAGTAACCATAGATTGCAAACTTATATAACCTCGCTCGCACGGAGATAAAtacaaaagtatttttttagccATATGCTAGTGCCCTACCTGACGTGTATGTATCGCTAACTCCACTGGTTTTCTACAAATCGTGTTTGCAAAAAGGTTCGAACGAGACTGCAAGAGTGATGACCTGGAAGTCCGCAAGTCAATTTGTGTCAGCCGAAACCCCCAATTTTATTAAGCAGCAACCCACGGATGGCGAGGTCAAGCATTCGCCCGTGTTTGCTCGCTCCGCTCCGTCACGACCGCGCGCGCCACACGCACCGTAGCTTAGCCCGCCCACAAAGACCAGGCGTAAAAATCCACCGTATAAGACCACCGCCACACGCGGCGCCAAACGAATCAACCAGCATCGCCGCGCGCCATCGCCCACCTGACTACCTGAGAtcagctaagctaagctaagcttgCTTCCGCGCCATGGCGACCGTCGGGCCGTACGGCGAGGCCGAGAAGAACGAGCCGGCGAGGCCGCTCGCGCTCCCGTCGCCGTCCGTCCACCCGGCGgccaacgacgacgaggaggccgcccgcgcggcggcggcggcggcggcgggggacaccGCCGCCAACAAGCGCCCGCGCTCCCCGCAGTACCTCCGCAGGCGGCGCTGCGTGATCtggtgcggcggctgctgcgtCACCTCGGCGGTCGTCGTCGGCATCGTCATCCTGGTGCTGGCGCTCACGGTGTTCAAGGTGAAGGACCCGGAGCTGACCATGAACCGCGTCACGCTGGAGGGCCTCGACGGCGACCTCGGCACGTCGAGGCACCCGGTGTCCGTGAACGCCACGCTCAACGCCGACGTCTCCCTCCGGAACCCCAACGTGGCGTCGTTCCGGTTCGACCGCAGCGAGACGGACTTCTACTACGCCGGGGAGACCGTCGGCGTGGCGTACGCGCCCGAAGGCGAGGTCGGCGCC
Proteins encoded in this window:
- the LOC127779253 gene encoding anthocyanidin 5,3-O-glucosyltransferase-like; amino-acid sequence: MESKPSRNVVLYAAMGAGHLLPMVELAKLFLTRGFDVTIAVPATPGSGTTGSPTIAGIAASNPSITFHHLPPPPSCADPDPNPLLLMLDVLRRSVPSLASLLRSIPSVAALVLDIFCAEAVDAAAALHVPAYIYFTSAAGAFAASLGLMHHYSTTTTNLRDMGKALLRFPGVPPIPASDMPSLVQDREGRFYKARVKLYARAMEASGVLLNTYEWLEARAMGALREGACSPDRPTPPVYCVGPLVASGEEEGGGVRHACLAWLDAQPARSVVFLCFGSMGSFSAAQLKEIARGLESSGHRFLWVVRSPRQDPANLLEHLPEPDLAALLPEGFLERTADKGMVVKSWAPQAKVLRHAATAAFVTHCGWNSTLEGITAGVPLLCWPLYAEQRMNKVFIVEEMKVGVVIDGYDEEMVSAEEVEAKVRLVMESEEGGKLLERLAVARAKAVEALAEEGPSRVAFDEFIDRLVTSE
- the LOC127779262 gene encoding 8-amino-7-oxononanoate synthase-like; this encodes MAQWDALVDAALARLASRNLLRATRPIALAPPPAPPETFAGPGPWDRAAVEIQLDRATLHQWLAEGGEATGQEEEVDEKLILFSGNDYMGLSSHPAIRKAAVKAAQEYGMGPRGSALICGYTTYHKLVEESLAELKKKEDCLLCPTGFSANMAVMTALGSVSSLLSVGRKPAEGERIAVFSDALNHASIIDGIRLVERQQEVVAFVYKHCDMHHLDFLLSSCSIEKKVVVTDSLFSMDGDFAPLPELVKLRRKYGFLLVIDDAHGTLVCGENGGGAPELFGCENDIDISVGTLSKAAGCQGGFIVCSNRWKRLIQSRGRSFIFSTALPVPVVASVYAALHVSKKERWRRSVIWRHVQYFASLTKLDLTSPIISIVVGSEEAALRAGRHMLRSGFHVTPIRPPTVPQNSCRLRITLSASHSLDDIKRLVDALSPWLPDKHDEQTYVMASKL
- the LOC127760049 gene encoding uncharacterized protein LOC127760049, yielding MATVGPYGEAEKNEPARPLALPSPSVHPAANDDEEAARAAAAAAAGDTAANKRPRSPQYLRRRRCVIWCGGCCVTSAVVVGIVILVLALTVFKVKDPELTMNRVTLEGLDGDLGTSRHPVSVNATLNADVSLRNPNVASFRFDRSETDFYYAGETVGVAYAPEGEVGADSTVRMNVTLDVLADRISPNVNATDLIFGQDYNLTSYTEISGRVNVLGIYKRNLDIKMNCSITLEVSALSTVQSKSTNCVASVS